The Mus pahari chromosome 2, PAHARI_EIJ_v1.1, whole genome shotgun sequence genomic interval aacaaatgtgtggaggtcagtggacaacctATAGCAGTCAGCGGGTCTCTGGGATGGAATGCGGAGTTATCTTGCCggtaccctcccacccccacctgcccTCAACCTCTCACTAGGTTCTTCAAGCTAggcttgaactcactctgtagcccaggttagctttgcccttctgattctcctgcctcagtccacAGAGGGGATGGGATGACAGCCCCACACCGGCTGGTCAGTCTTGCTCACTTGGTTCTGAGCACTCTTCATTTGTTTTGACCTCCAGGCTTGGCACTAAATGACTTTCAACTATTTGCAAACAAGCTCAAAGGACAAAGATTTGCCATTTGCCGGGTGGTGAATCTTCAGGAGAATGTGAAATCCCAGGCATGTGGTAGCACTCATCAAATAATGCTGAAGGATCAAAAAGCTGTTCTTACACAAGAATTCCAGAATGTTTGGAGAAGGGAAGCAGTGGGCGAATGTCACGTGTGTGAGTGAGCTAAACAGTCCATGCAATAGCCTTTCAGCAGATCCTTCAAGCTCAGTGCCCCAGAGGCCAGGAGGGCAGCAGGCATGGGTAGGAGTGCTGTTTTACAGCCCCGCCCACAGTTGTCAAGTCACCCACTCATTcttagccaggaaaaaaaaaaaaaaaaacttacaccCATTCATGCCCTTGGCCTTAAAGTGAAAGTGGCTTCCTGTTGTCCCTCACCCGTGTCCAGGTTTCACTCGTGCTCATTCCTGCTCCCAGACTTTGCTTTTGTGATTCACCTTTGCAAATGGAACTCACCCAACCATTCAGATGCTGCATACATTGCCCTGGGTTCATgtactctcctcccctccccacccccgcccccagccttcagctgcttcttccttcctgaaaGTGTTATCCAGGGATCCCTGTCACCTCCTCTCGGGGTTTCCTCTATTCTCTGGGGACTAGTCTTTGCAGCTTTCTCTCAGGGTCCTTCCCTCATTGCTTGTGCTCCACACCAGCGTCTGGTCCAGGGCCTCCCCTTTTCACTCCATACTCACTCTGAAAGGTAGGCACCTAGTACCTAATTAATAGTTTCCAGAATGCAGATAGTTCTCAGACCACCCGCCTCCAGCTTGCCTTATCCTGAGCTCTGTACTTTCTACAAGTCAACCTCAGAAGCTACAAAAGGACTGCTCTCCCAGCACAAATACGCTCCCCCAACCTGTGGACacttctcaggggacagcagcTGTCAGCTTGCCAGCTAAGCAGAAGTCAGGCCCCAATGGTTCTACCATGCTTCTTAGCAAGCCCTGTACCACCTGACTAGTGGTTTTTGAATTCAacacttctccatctcctctaACGCATCCATAGTCCAAGATCCCCACTACATGACTGATGGGTGATTGATGCACAAATCTTCCTAAAGTGTTGGAATATAAACATGTTTTCACCCTGCTTAAGCCCTGCTGACCCCACTCTCTCAGACGCAGTGGGAACTACTGTACAGTGGAGTGCCCACAGCCTTTCTGGTTCTCAAGCCAGTCCcagcttctcttctcctttgcttGGATTGAGGACTGCAGCTCCCTGGACCTTGGATTGGACCCAACCTGGGCCTCCTACTTCCATTCAACCTCCCACCCACACTTTCCCTGCCGTTTCTTCAGGCATAGCTTCAGAAGTGGCAGCCTGTTTCCTCCCTTGACTATGCTTGGACTGTTGGCCTCTACCCTGCCCTCAAGGAGACCCACTATATTGGCtatgtgttggttttgttttgttgccaaCTTGACAAAGCTACAGTCATCTGgcaagaaggaacctcaattgacaCAATCCTGGCCTGTgcgggcattttcttgatgagtggttgatgtgggaggggcctCCTCTGTGGGCAGTGCCCCCCCCCAAGGCAGGTGGtccctgtttgttgttttgttttgttttgtttttggagacaagagtttctctgtgtagccctggctgtcctggaactcactctgtagaccaggctggcctggaactcagaaacccacctgcctctgcctcccaagtgctgagattaaaggcatgcaccaccactgccctgctggtcCCTGTTTTTTAAGGAAGCAAACTGAACAAGTGATGAGAACAAGCCAATAGGTAGTATTCCTccttcctaccctgacttccatGTGGACTGTGACTTGAAAGTATAAAACATTTAACTCTCTCCTGCCCAAGGTcaggagggttttttttggggggggggttcacagACTTTATTGGTTCAACAatgaacagcaaagaaaacattaactATCACTCTGGGGGCATCAATGTAGACGCAAAAGCCACCCTTGGAAAGCCAAGGTcagtattttatcccagcaacagtaACGCAAACCAGGAAACCTACTTAAGCTGTGATGGCTCCTGACCCTTCCCAGTGCTTAGCATCCAGGAGACCGTTGCCCTGGGTATTGTGTTGTTAGTAATCTAGTAATAGGATAGAAAGGACTCTCTGCTTCCATCAACACCAGCTCTCGTTTTAATGAGAAATTGAAGTTCCGGGAGAGTAAAGGATTCCCTCCAAGTCCTCTGTGAGGTTGAACCCAAAATAGTTCTCTCTAAACTCACaccccatccccccacacacactgctccCTCACAGTCAGCCAGCCCCTCTGCTTCCATCAGTCCCAGCGGGGTATCAGGTGGCCCCTCTGCttcgccccctcccccccagtcaGTCCCAGCAGGGTGTACAGCTGCAGTGCCTGCAGGCTCAAGCACTCCTCAAAAGGAGACAACTGGTGGGAAAAGTGATACACAAACAACCTTTATGGCCTGTTCACACGTTGTCTCCTTCTGTACCTCCTAGGCAAGGGCAGGTAAGCATGCTTCTGGGACGCCTCTTGAAGGTCTGCAAACTGGTGATATGGAGCCGCAGCATCACCTAGAGTAACAGTGCTGGTCCCCTGGGAGCGCCCAAGAgcagcccctctctctctctctctctctctctctctctctctctctctctctctctctctctctcNctctctctctctctctctctctctctctctctctctcacacacacacacacacacacacacacgcgcgcgcgagCGCACTCGCAGGACCATGGTATTTGTTTGGCATGTATGCCACTTGCACTTTGGTTGGGAAGAACCAGCTACCTAAGTTTATGTCCCTGGACTGACAGGAAAGGTCTTTTTCCTGTGGATGGAAGTGGCAGCAAGTAAAGTCAGGCTTTCCTTCAGTGGCTCAGTTAACAGCCCCAGAACTTCAGATTTGAACTTTAATGAACTTCAAGTACATAAATAACTATTCTTATCCTCTATTTAGAGCTCTCTCGCTCAGTCAGTCTCCCCTTGACCTGGTTGATCCCCAGAAACGTCTGGTTCTCAGTGTGGTATCTGCAAGGATAGTCTCTGTGTGTTGTCACAACTGTCAAGAGCTAAGTATGTTTTTCCGGATTTCTCAACTAACATTAAAGAAAGGACAATTAAAGAAATGACCCAAGTGTCCTGGTGCTTTGGCAGCAACCTAGGTGTGAATGTTGAAAACCCACGAAGTCTCCAGGCATGAGTCTCCCAAATCTGTCGGGAAAGGCAGGACGCGGGTCAGAACTCCGCTTAGAAAAAGATTGCAGGTGGTACCACCTCGGAGGGATTGGACCAGGCTGGAGCAGAGAGGTTCGAGGCTGGGAGGGCCGCGTCCCCATGGATGCGTTGGTGCCGCACCAGATGGGTCTTGCGGCTGAAGCTCTTGGCGCACTGAGGGCAGGAAAAGGGGCGGGAACCTGTATGAATTGCCTGATGGCGGACCAGGTTGGTTTTAGAACTGAAGCAGCGGGCGCAGACGGCGCAGGCGTGGGGGCGGCTGCCAGTGTGCACTGCCTGGTGGCGGCCCAGGTGAGATTTGCGACTGAAGCGGCGGCCACACTGCGCACAGGCAAAAGGTCTGGCGCCGCTATGGGCCCGGGAGTGGGCGACTAGATTGGGTCGTGAGCCGAAGCGGCGGCCACACTGAGCACAGGCAAATGGCCTTTCGCCTGTGTGCACCCGCCGGTGGCGGGCCAGGTGCTGCCCGTGGGCGAAGCCTCGCCCGCAGTCGGGGCAGAAGAAGGAGCGCTCGCTGGAGGTGGTGCGCTGGGGTACCGCGGGCCCCGAACCCGGACCACAGTCAGGCGCATGGGGAGTGCAGACCGAGGGCTCGGCGGCGGGGTCCACGTTGGTGCCCAGTGCACATTCATCGCACCCAAAAGGACGACCCTCGGTGAGATGCAGACTCTGGTGCGTAGCGAGGTTCTTTTTCCAGCCAAAGCTCTGCCCACAGTGGGAACAAGCGAAAGGCTTGGACCCAGGAGGGGATGGGGTAAGAGACgcggtgggggagtggggagtaACAGGAATGTCGGGAGAGGACCTGGTGCGGCTAGCAGCATCGTGCACCCTCTGGTGCCGCACCAGGTGTTGCTTGTGTGTGAAGCTGCGCGTGCACTGGGTGCACTGGTAGGGCCTCTCGCCCGTGTGAATACGCTGGTGGCGGATCAGGTGCGTCTTCTTGCGGAAACGCTTCTCGCATTCGGTGCAGGGGAAGGGCCGCTCTCCTGT includes:
- the Znf467 gene encoding zinc finger protein 467 isoform X1, producing the protein MRETLEALNSLGFSVGQPEMAPQSEPRDGFSNAQEKMSSRGESTLHSCSGHETPGQKEGIHTEQAEAPCMGSQACTPQKAEPAGSVPGEEWMIRKVKVEDEDQEAEEEVEWPQHLSFLPSPFPTPDLGQLAVAYKLEPGTPGALGGIALSGWAPIPEKPYGCEECERRFRDQLTLRLHQRLHRGEGPCACPDCGRSFTQRAHMLLHQRSHRGERPFPCSECDKRFSKKAHLTRHLRTHTGERPYPCAECGKRFSQKIHLGSHQKTHTGERPFPCTECEKRFRKKTHLIRHQRIHTGERPYQCTQCTRSFTHKQHLVRHQRVHDAASRTRSSPDIPVTPHSPTASLTPSPPGSKPFACSHCGQSFGWKKNLATHQSLHLTEGRPFGCDECALGTNVDPAAEPSVCTPHAPDCGPGSGPAVPQRTTSSERSFFCPDCGRGFAHGQHLARHRRVHTGERPFACAQCGRRFGSRPNLVAHSRAHSGARPFACAQCGRRFSRKSHLGRHQAVHTGSRPHACAVCARCFSSKTNLVRHQAIHTGSRPFSCPQCAKSFSRKTHLVRHQRIHGDAALPASNLSAPAWSNPSEVVPPAIFF
- the Znf467 gene encoding zinc finger protein 467 isoform X2; translated protein: MAPQSEPRDGFSNAQEKMSSRGESTLHSCSGHETPGQKEGIHTEQAEAPCMGSQACTPQKAEPAGSVPGEEWMIRKVKVEDEDQEAEEEVEWPQHLSFLPSPFPTPDLGQLAVAYKLEPGTPGALGGIALSGWAPIPEKPYGCEECERRFRDQLTLRLHQRLHRGEGPCACPDCGRSFTQRAHMLLHQRSHRGERPFPCSECDKRFSKKAHLTRHLRTHTGERPYPCAECGKRFSQKIHLGSHQKTHTGERPFPCTECEKRFRKKTHLIRHQRIHTGERPYQCTQCTRSFTHKQHLVRHQRVHDAASRTRSSPDIPVTPHSPTASLTPSPPGSKPFACSHCGQSFGWKKNLATHQSLHLTEGRPFGCDECALGTNVDPAAEPSVCTPHAPDCGPGSGPAVPQRTTSSERSFFCPDCGRGFAHGQHLARHRRVHTGERPFACAQCGRRFGSRPNLVAHSRAHSGARPFACAQCGRRFSRKSHLGRHQAVHTGSRPHACAVCARCFSSKTNLVRHQAIHTGSRPFSCPQCAKSFSRKTHLVRHQRIHGDAALPASNLSAPAWSNPSEVVPPAIFF